In Polycladomyces subterraneus, the following are encoded in one genomic region:
- a CDS encoding carbohydrate ABC transporter permease: MKNRINWTATILIALGSLLILFPLYMAVVVALKNPVEMARSILSPPIHWHLENFTRAIAMTDFFQALANSAMITVIAVTFTLLTNSMVAYAIARNLNRRFFKFLYYYFISAMFIPFPLIMLPIVKETSALEMNHPLGLSLLYIVYGLSLNIFIYVGYIRSIPRELEEAAIMDGASTWSVFWKVIFPLLAPINATVGILTCLWTWNDFMLPLIVLNEPEMATLPLKQYIFQGQFSTDYNTAFASYLLALSPLVLIYLFAQRWIINGVTKGALK, translated from the coding sequence ATGAAGAACCGAATCAACTGGACCGCTACTATTCTGATCGCACTCGGATCGTTGTTGATCTTGTTCCCGCTCTATATGGCTGTGGTGGTGGCGTTGAAAAATCCGGTGGAAATGGCCAGATCCATCCTCAGTCCACCCATCCACTGGCACTTGGAAAACTTCACAAGAGCCATCGCCATGACGGATTTCTTTCAGGCATTGGCCAACAGTGCGATGATCACAGTAATCGCCGTCACCTTTACGCTCCTGACCAACTCGATGGTGGCTTATGCGATCGCCCGAAATCTGAACCGGCGCTTTTTCAAATTTCTCTACTACTACTTTATTAGTGCCATGTTCATCCCGTTTCCGCTGATCATGCTACCCATCGTTAAAGAAACATCCGCCTTGGAGATGAATCATCCGTTGGGGCTCTCCCTTTTGTATATCGTTTATGGACTCTCTCTCAACATTTTTATCTACGTCGGATACATCCGCTCCATCCCGCGTGAGCTGGAAGAGGCGGCCATTATGGACGGCGCATCAACCTGGAGCGTGTTTTGGAAGGTAATTTTCCCCCTTTTGGCGCCGATCAATGCGACCGTGGGCATCCTGACCTGTTTGTGGACATGGAACGATTTCATGTTGCCGCTGATCGTGTTGAATGAGCCGGAAATGGCCACATTGCCGTTGAAGCAGTACATTTTCCAAGGCCAGTTTAGCACCGATTATAATACGGCATTCGCTTCCTATCTGCTGGCTCTGTCCCCACTGGTGCTCATCTACCTGTTTGCCCAAAGATGGATTATCAACGGAGTGACCAAAGGAGCATTGAAATGA
- a CDS encoding lactate permease LctP family transporter, whose product MWHQIYNPLAGSVWMSTLAAGLPILYFFWALAFRRTKGHIAGLITVVLALLISVLVYKMPVKMSVLSFVYGGAVGLFPIGWIIVTAVFLYKITVKTGKFDIIRASVTNLTDDHRLQALLIAFCFGAFLEGCAGFGTPVVITAALLAGLGFRPLYAAGICLIANTAPVAFGAIGIPITVAGTISGLDPFKISQMVGRQLPLLSIFVPFWLVFVMCGWKKTREVMPAIFVTGGTFAIVQFLSSNFLGPELPDILSSLICLLVLSFFLRIWKPKQTFRFDSITNQTKATATEVAAATEVYSTGQILLAWSPFILLTGFIVLWSIPAVKNFLNQWTFKWSVPVLHQMVLKMPPIVTKPTPYDAVFTFDWLAAVGTAILIASFFSMFLVGMRFKTWLYTFGETLVELRYPLLTIFSVLGLAYIFNYSGMSATLGLALAKTGVLFPFFAPVLGWLGVFLSGSDTSSNALFGNLQKITANQIGINPVLTVAANSSGGVTGKMISPQSIAVATASTGLVGKESDLFRFTIKHSLFLVLIICAITLLQAYVLKWMIP is encoded by the coding sequence ATGTGGCATCAAATTTATAACCCGTTGGCTGGAAGTGTTTGGATGTCAACATTAGCAGCAGGTTTACCGATTCTTTACTTTTTTTGGGCGCTCGCATTCCGGCGAACCAAAGGGCATATCGCTGGCCTGATTACCGTTGTCTTGGCTCTTCTCATATCGGTGTTGGTTTACAAAATGCCTGTAAAAATGTCGGTGCTTTCTTTTGTTTATGGTGGAGCGGTTGGATTATTTCCCATCGGATGGATAATTGTTACCGCTGTTTTTTTATATAAAATAACGGTCAAAACAGGGAAATTTGACATTATTCGCGCATCGGTCACCAACCTGACCGATGACCATCGCCTGCAAGCCCTCTTGATCGCCTTTTGTTTTGGCGCTTTTTTGGAAGGTTGCGCTGGGTTTGGCACACCTGTTGTAATTACGGCCGCTCTTTTGGCCGGGTTAGGGTTCCGTCCCTTATATGCCGCTGGAATATGCCTCATAGCCAATACAGCGCCTGTCGCATTCGGAGCCATCGGGATTCCGATTACCGTGGCTGGCACTATCTCCGGTTTGGACCCGTTTAAAATCAGCCAAATGGTCGGGCGCCAATTGCCGCTTTTGTCGATATTTGTTCCGTTCTGGCTCGTGTTCGTCATGTGCGGGTGGAAAAAGACGCGGGAGGTTATGCCGGCCATTTTCGTGACTGGTGGTACATTTGCCATCGTCCAATTTCTCTCTTCCAACTTTCTCGGCCCTGAACTGCCGGATATCCTCTCTTCTTTGATCTGCCTGCTCGTTTTGTCTTTCTTTTTGCGCATATGGAAGCCAAAACAAACATTCCGCTTTGATTCCATAACGAATCAAACAAAAGCCACTGCAACGGAAGTAGCCGCTGCAACGGAAGTATATTCAACCGGACAAATTTTACTCGCTTGGTCCCCTTTTATTTTACTGACCGGATTTATCGTGTTGTGGAGCATTCCCGCGGTGAAGAACTTCCTTAATCAATGGACATTCAAATGGAGCGTACCCGTCCTTCATCAAATGGTGCTAAAAATGCCCCCGATCGTAACCAAACCGACCCCGTATGATGCCGTATTTACCTTTGATTGGTTGGCTGCTGTCGGGACTGCCATCTTAATCGCTTCCTTTTTCAGCATGTTTCTGGTCGGTATGCGGTTTAAGACATGGCTTTATACTTTTGGGGAAACCTTGGTCGAACTGCGTTATCCTCTTCTTACGATTTTCTCTGTGCTGGGATTGGCTTATATCTTTAATTACTCGGGGATGAGCGCTACCCTGGGGCTCGCTCTGGCCAAAACCGGTGTCTTATTTCCCTTTTTCGCACCCGTCCTCGGGTGGCTGGGTGTTTTTCTCAGCGGAAGCGACACCTCTTCCAATGCCTTGTTCGGAAACTTACAAAAGATCACCGCAAATCAGATTGGGATCAATCCGGTACTCACAGTTGCCGCTAACTCCTCCGGCGGTGTGACCGGGAAAATGATCTCCCCCCAGTCAATCGCCGTTGCGACCGCCTCGACCGGTTTGGTCGGAAAAGAGAGCGATTTATTCCGGTTTACGATCAAACACAGCCTCTTTCTCGTGTTGATCATCTGTGCGATCACTCTTCTACAAGCCTATGTTTTGAAATGGATGATCCCTTAA
- a CDS encoding NAD-dependent malic enzyme, whose translation MSISMGANMSIIMRLKLDKELVSFGKIASIISDAGGDIIAIDVIQEGKTSTIRDITVNITDYGLGERLVAMVKGISGVHVVNVSDRTFLMHLGGKIETAPKMPIKNRDDLSRVYTPEVARVCKAIQEKPSRAHSLTIKRNTVAVVSDGSAVLGLGNIGPEAAMPVMEGKAMLFKQLAGVDAFPICLATQDAEEIIKIVKAIAPTFGGINLEDISSPKCFEIEERLAQELDIPVFHDDQHGTAVVALAGIINAVKLVGKNLADCKVVVCGIGAAGIACTKMLLAAGVRDVIGVDREGAIVAKRAYENPFWNWYAANTNPNQLEGSLSQVIKGADIFIGVSGPGVLKVEDIQNMAPDPIVFAMANPVPEIAPDQAEPYVRVMATGRSDYPNQINNVLCFPGIFRGALDCRASKITEEMKLAAAQAIASVVSDEELSEQYIIPSVFNSRVVEKVREAVIEAAYRSGVAQRDRRNTQKEMNKRSLANENAFNFSL comes from the coding sequence ATGAGCATTTCCATGGGAGCCAATATGAGTATCATTATGCGGTTAAAACTGGATAAGGAATTAGTATCGTTCGGGAAAATCGCCTCAATCATCAGTGATGCAGGCGGGGATATCATTGCCATCGACGTGATTCAAGAGGGAAAAACGTCTACGATTCGCGATATTACCGTAAATATTACAGACTACGGTTTGGGTGAGCGATTGGTGGCAATGGTGAAGGGGATTTCTGGCGTTCACGTAGTCAACGTCTCGGATCGCACCTTTTTGATGCACTTGGGCGGGAAAATTGAGACGGCGCCTAAAATGCCGATTAAAAACCGCGATGATTTGTCCCGTGTATATACCCCTGAAGTAGCACGGGTCTGCAAAGCGATTCAAGAAAAACCTTCGCGGGCTCATTCTCTCACGATCAAACGAAATACGGTTGCGGTTGTCTCCGATGGTTCTGCAGTTTTGGGATTGGGAAACATCGGACCGGAAGCGGCCATGCCGGTAATGGAAGGTAAGGCGATGCTGTTTAAACAGCTGGCCGGGGTGGACGCATTCCCGATTTGTCTGGCAACGCAGGATGCAGAAGAAATCATCAAGATTGTTAAGGCGATTGCCCCGACGTTTGGCGGGATTAATCTGGAGGACATCTCTTCCCCAAAATGTTTTGAAATCGAAGAGCGGCTTGCACAAGAACTCGACATCCCCGTTTTTCATGATGATCAACACGGAACGGCGGTCGTTGCTTTAGCCGGGATAATTAATGCTGTAAAATTGGTCGGAAAAAACTTGGCAGATTGCAAAGTGGTGGTTTGTGGCATCGGTGCGGCGGGGATTGCCTGTACCAAGATGTTATTGGCAGCCGGTGTTCGGGACGTGATCGGTGTGGATCGGGAAGGGGCCATTGTGGCGAAGCGAGCATACGAAAATCCTTTTTGGAATTGGTATGCGGCCAACACCAATCCAAATCAGTTAGAAGGTTCTCTATCTCAAGTGATTAAGGGAGCGGATATTTTTATCGGGGTTTCCGGGCCCGGTGTATTGAAAGTAGAAGACATTCAAAATATGGCTCCTGATCCAATTGTCTTTGCAATGGCCAATCCGGTTCCGGAAATTGCTCCTGATCAAGCAGAACCGTATGTTCGCGTGATGGCAACAGGGCGATCTGATTACCCCAACCAGATTAATAATGTGTTGTGTTTCCCCGGAATTTTTCGCGGAGCGCTCGATTGCCGCGCTTCAAAAATCACGGAAGAAATGAAATTGGCCGCCGCCCAAGCGATTGCTTCCGTCGTTTCGGATGAGGAACTGAGCGAACAGTATATTATTCCAAGTGTATTTAACAGTCGTGTGGTAGAAAAGGTAAGAGAAGCTGTGATCGAAGCCGCGTATCGATCGGGAGTAGCCCAGCGGGATCGTCGCAACACACAAAAAGAAATGAATAAAAGAAGCCTTGCAAATGAAAATGCGTTTAATTTTTCTTTATGA
- the aceB gene encoding malate synthase A — translation MDTRINLKGVEVTAPIYPEFEEILTNEALDFIAGLARKFSASRDALLQKRVERQKAIDSGKLPDFLPETASIRQADWKIAPVPEDLQDRRVEITGPAGNRKMVINALNSGACVFMADFEDANSPTWENTVGGQVNLKKAIRREIDFTSPEGKKYALNEKIATLVVRPRGWHLDEKHFRVDGKPVPGGLFDFGLYFFHNARTLLENGSGPYFYLPKLESHLEARLWNDVFVYAQDALGIPQGTIKATVLIETILAAFEMEEILYELRNHSAGLNCGRWDYIFSYLKVLRNQPDVILPDRQQVTMTVPMMRAYTLLTIKTCHKRGVHAIGGMAAQIPIKNDPEANREALSKVKEDKEREVLDGHDGTWVAHPGLVPVAKAVFDEKMPTPNQLDRLRDDVEVTAEDLLRVPEGTITEAGLRTNIRVGLQYIEEWLRGNGAVAIDNLMEDAATAEISRAQVWQWIRHPKGILEDGRKITFSLFEQVLEEELSKIKGRLGESRFADSKYAEARELLIDLIKSDRFIDFLTLPGYDRIV, via the coding sequence ATGGATACGAGAATAAATCTAAAGGGAGTCGAAGTGACTGCGCCGATTTATCCGGAGTTTGAAGAGATTTTGACGAATGAGGCACTTGATTTCATTGCGGGCTTGGCCCGTAAATTCTCCGCTTCCCGTGACGCTTTATTGCAAAAGCGCGTAGAGCGGCAGAAAGCCATCGATTCGGGGAAATTGCCGGATTTCCTGCCCGAAACGGCTTCCATTCGGCAGGCTGACTGGAAAATCGCCCCCGTTCCTGAAGATTTGCAAGATCGGCGGGTGGAAATTACCGGGCCTGCCGGCAACCGCAAAATGGTGATCAATGCTCTTAACTCGGGAGCATGTGTGTTTATGGCCGATTTTGAGGATGCCAATTCCCCGACATGGGAGAATACGGTGGGTGGACAAGTAAACTTAAAAAAAGCGATCAGGCGGGAGATCGATTTTACTTCCCCGGAAGGGAAAAAGTATGCTTTGAATGAGAAAATCGCCACTCTTGTCGTTCGTCCGCGCGGTTGGCATTTGGATGAAAAACACTTCAGGGTAGACGGAAAACCGGTTCCGGGTGGGCTGTTCGATTTCGGTTTGTACTTTTTCCACAATGCCCGTACCTTGCTGGAGAATGGATCGGGGCCTTATTTTTACCTTCCGAAATTAGAAAGTCACTTGGAAGCGCGACTGTGGAATGACGTATTTGTTTATGCCCAAGATGCCTTGGGGATTCCACAAGGAACGATCAAAGCGACAGTATTGATCGAAACAATTCTAGCGGCGTTTGAAATGGAAGAAATCCTGTACGAACTTCGGAATCACTCTGCCGGCTTAAACTGCGGCCGCTGGGATTATATTTTCAGTTATTTGAAAGTGTTGCGCAATCAGCCTGATGTGATCCTCCCGGACCGGCAACAGGTGACCATGACCGTGCCGATGATGAGGGCTTACACCTTGTTGACGATCAAAACCTGCCATAAACGCGGTGTCCATGCTATCGGTGGGATGGCGGCACAAATCCCGATCAAAAATGATCCGGAGGCAAACAGAGAGGCCTTGAGCAAGGTAAAAGAGGATAAAGAGCGGGAAGTGCTGGACGGACATGACGGGACATGGGTCGCGCATCCTGGGTTGGTTCCGGTGGCCAAAGCCGTATTTGACGAAAAGATGCCAACTCCCAACCAATTGGATCGGTTGCGGGATGATGTTGAGGTTACGGCGGAGGATTTATTGCGCGTACCGGAAGGAACCATTACCGAAGCGGGGCTGAGAACAAATATCCGCGTAGGGTTGCAATATATTGAAGAGTGGCTGCGCGGAAACGGAGCAGTGGCGATTGACAACTTGATGGAGGATGCAGCGACGGCAGAAATTTCGAGGGCCCAGGTTTGGCAATGGATTCGTCATCCCAAAGGAATACTCGAGGACGGGCGTAAAATCACCTTTTCGCTATTTGAACAAGTCTTGGAAGAAGAGCTATCGAAAATCAAGGGACGCCTCGGCGAAAGTCGCTTCGCCGATTCAAAATATGCCGAAGCGCGTGAATTGTTGATTGACTTAATCAAAAGCGACCGTTTTATCGATTTTCTCACCTTGCCGGGATATGATCGCATCGTATAG
- a CDS encoding FAD-linked oxidase C-terminal domain-containing protein has protein sequence MIAALKRCVGNDAVLYRHEDLLAYECDAYTLKKVVPRAVVFPRSTEETAEVVRLLSKRGIPFIPRGAGTGLSGGATPTGGEVIISLARMNRLLQVDLLNRRAVVQPGYINLHLTEAVADRGYYYAPDPSSQQACTIGGNVGENAGGAHCLKYGVTTNHVLGLTMVLPDGQIVQLGGLPDEPGYDLVGLVVGSEGTMGIVTEITVRLEKKPEGVRTVLAMFDEVSEASEAVSDIIAAGILPAALEMMDNLAIEAVEKGTFPVGYPRDLGAVLLIEVDGITEGLDEQIERIVEVCRKHGVREVRAASSEEERKSWWNNRKTAFGAVGTISPDYLVQDGVIPRSRLPEVLSRIEKISHEKGVRIANVFHAGDGNLHPLIMFDARIPGEEERAVQAGSEILQVCAEVGGSITGEHGVGLEKREEMRYLFSEKEIAVQTAIREVFNPRNLCNPGKIFPSPARCAEMKRQPKGIDTEKALDALY, from the coding sequence CTGATTGCTGCTCTCAAGCGCTGTGTCGGGAACGACGCGGTCCTTTACCGCCATGAAGATTTACTGGCCTATGAATGTGACGCCTATACGCTGAAAAAGGTGGTTCCGCGTGCGGTCGTTTTTCCCAGGAGTACAGAAGAGACAGCTGAGGTTGTTCGCTTGCTCTCGAAACGGGGAATTCCTTTTATCCCGCGCGGGGCCGGAACCGGCTTGAGCGGCGGAGCTACTCCGACGGGAGGGGAAGTGATCATCAGTTTGGCGAGGATGAATCGCCTTTTGCAGGTCGACCTTCTGAATAGGCGGGCTGTGGTGCAACCGGGGTATATCAATCTGCATTTAACTGAGGCCGTCGCCGACCGCGGTTACTATTATGCACCGGATCCGTCGAGTCAACAGGCATGTACGATCGGGGGAAATGTCGGTGAAAATGCCGGTGGAGCCCATTGTCTCAAATATGGTGTTACCACAAACCATGTACTCGGTTTGACGATGGTTTTACCCGACGGGCAAATCGTTCAACTCGGTGGACTTCCGGATGAGCCCGGCTATGATTTGGTCGGATTGGTGGTCGGATCGGAAGGGACTATGGGCATTGTTACGGAAATCACGGTCCGCCTTGAAAAAAAACCGGAAGGGGTTCGCACTGTTCTCGCAATGTTTGATGAAGTGAGCGAGGCGAGTGAAGCGGTTTCCGACATTATCGCAGCGGGGATTTTACCGGCGGCTTTGGAGATGATGGACAATCTGGCGATTGAAGCAGTTGAAAAAGGAACGTTCCCGGTAGGGTATCCGCGTGATCTGGGCGCTGTTTTATTGATTGAGGTGGACGGTATAACCGAGGGATTGGATGAACAGATTGAACGCATTGTAGAAGTGTGCCGTAAACACGGGGTGCGAGAAGTGCGAGCTGCCTCCTCGGAGGAAGAAAGAAAAAGTTGGTGGAATAACCGCAAAACCGCTTTTGGCGCGGTCGGAACCATCTCGCCGGATTATCTCGTGCAAGATGGCGTGATTCCCCGCAGCCGCTTGCCGGAAGTTCTGTCCCGGATCGAAAAAATCAGCCACGAAAAAGGAGTGCGAATTGCCAATGTGTTTCACGCCGGCGATGGAAACCTGCATCCCCTGATTATGTTTGATGCACGAATCCCCGGGGAAGAAGAACGAGCCGTACAAGCGGGATCAGAGATTTTGCAAGTGTGTGCCGAGGTTGGTGGCAGTATCACCGGAGAACATGGTGTTGGTTTGGAAAAGAGAGAGGAAATGCGGTATTTGTTTTCTGAGAAGGAGATTGCCGTCCAAACAGCGATACGGGAGGTATTTAATCCGAGAAATCTATGTAATCCAGGCAAAATATTCCCTTCCCCAGCCCGTTGTGCCGAGATGAAGAGGCAGCCTAAAGGAATCGATACCGAAAAAGCTTTGGATGCTCTTTATTGA
- a CDS encoding FAD-binding oxidoreductase — MSKSDLTKTDISRLIEQLGTDKVQPFPAKGSEYGSSSDWVVFAESEQEAAKVIRWAGESQVSILPEGQGALAGYGNPVRKEAVTLSLAKYNQVTEHSVGDLTVTVQAGTLLSHLQAVLKEKGQMLPLDPGWPEMRTAGGIVAAALTGPKRLKYGTPRDWVIGLRVILADGQVIRTGGKVVKNVAGYDMNKLFVGSFGTLGVITECTFKLRPLPPEETVIILEHSDVNALLRLSRCILDSSLEPSAIEIVNSSLLSVLLPGEHATFGLMIGFEDETKAVDKEQDQVVKWAKEEGIRIRETLRNEWSAALWRSFGELMPHAKDSESSAAKIAVKVSTLPDQAAAAVQMIHYLAEEMGIDAMIHGGTGTGITFAVLQPKRDQWAIAKELIEKVRQRIEEQLGYVVILHAPSFFKELIPVWGKTPAGLFLMRKIKAQLDPEGRFNPGRWVGGI; from the coding sequence GTGAGTAAAAGTGATTTAACCAAAACGGACATAAGCCGGTTAATCGAACAATTGGGGACGGACAAAGTGCAACCATTTCCAGCGAAGGGTTCCGAATACGGTTCATCGAGTGATTGGGTCGTCTTTGCCGAATCGGAGCAAGAGGCGGCTAAGGTGATCCGCTGGGCCGGAGAATCGCAAGTTTCAATTTTGCCCGAAGGCCAGGGGGCACTCGCAGGATACGGCAATCCTGTCCGAAAAGAGGCGGTCACCTTATCTTTGGCCAAATATAATCAGGTTACAGAACATTCGGTTGGCGACTTGACGGTTACGGTGCAAGCGGGCACGCTACTAAGTCATTTACAAGCGGTATTGAAGGAAAAAGGACAGATGCTGCCGCTTGATCCGGGTTGGCCGGAGATGAGAACGGCAGGTGGGATCGTGGCTGCGGCCCTGACAGGACCAAAACGGTTAAAGTACGGAACTCCGCGCGATTGGGTTATCGGTCTCAGGGTGATTTTGGCCGATGGCCAGGTAATTCGTACCGGCGGCAAAGTCGTCAAAAATGTCGCCGGATACGATATGAATAAGTTGTTCGTCGGATCGTTCGGGACCTTGGGGGTCATTACGGAGTGCACATTTAAATTGCGTCCCCTTCCTCCTGAGGAAACGGTAATCATTTTGGAACATTCGGATGTGAACGCCCTGTTACGGCTCAGCCGGTGCATATTGGATTCTTCATTGGAACCGTCGGCGATAGAGATTGTTAATTCCTCGTTGTTGTCAGTCCTTTTGCCCGGTGAGCATGCGACGTTTGGATTGATGATTGGTTTCGAAGACGAAACCAAAGCCGTGGATAAAGAACAAGATCAAGTTGTGAAATGGGCAAAGGAAGAAGGAATAAGGATCCGGGAGACTCTTCGAAACGAATGGTCTGCAGCGTTATGGCGATCCTTTGGTGAACTTATGCCCCACGCCAAAGATTCGGAAAGTTCAGCTGCGAAAATCGCTGTCAAGGTAAGTACCCTTCCCGATCAAGCGGCCGCTGCTGTTCAAATGATTCACTATCTGGCGGAAGAAATGGGGATTGATGCTATGATTCACGGGGGAACGGGCACGGGAATTACGTTCGCCGTATTGCAGCCGAAACGGGATCAATGGGCAATCGCAAAAGAACTTATCGAAAAAGTCAGGCAACGAATAGAAGAGCAGCTTGGTTATGTGGTCATCCTACATGCACCTTCCTTTTTTAAAGAGCTCATTCCTGTTTGGGGAAAAACACCAGCCGGACTGTTTCTCATGCGGAAGATCAAAGCGCAATTAGATCCGGAAGGGCGATTTAATCCGGGACGATGGGTAGGAGGGATATAA
- a CDS encoding GntR family transcriptional regulator: MELFLSNPKPLKVQAYTILKEAIIRGILKDNEMITERVALERFGISRTPFREAVQTLEAEGWVYNIPYKGTFISPITIKDIHDVFELRFMLEIGVVRKIQQKINRKNLDQLQAITAAMNTDPSQMSDVDFMLLDKDFHKVLFELTDNERLISVFKQTSDLIRRIGMRVLHRASRREEVVCEHQRIIEGLQNGTAELEMEQHLNKQKQSFIELYQGEK, encoded by the coding sequence GTGGAGCTATTTTTATCAAATCCGAAGCCGCTCAAAGTGCAAGCGTATACAATTTTAAAAGAAGCGATTATACGCGGGATATTGAAGGATAATGAGATGATTACGGAGCGGGTGGCGTTAGAGAGGTTCGGTATCAGCCGCACTCCCTTCCGTGAAGCTGTTCAAACGCTTGAAGCGGAAGGATGGGTCTATAACATCCCTTATAAAGGGACCTTTATCTCGCCGATTACGATCAAGGATATCCACGATGTTTTTGAATTGCGTTTTATGTTGGAAATCGGCGTCGTTCGTAAAATTCAGCAAAAGATCAACCGGAAAAACTTGGACCAATTGCAAGCGATCACGGCAGCAATGAATACAGATCCGTCGCAAATGAGCGATGTTGATTTCATGTTATTGGACAAAGATTTTCACAAAGTGCTGTTTGAACTTACGGATAACGAGCGGTTGATCTCCGTTTTTAAACAAACGTCAGACCTGATTCGCCGAATTGGCATGCGGGTTTTACACCGAGCGTCAAGACGCGAAGAAGTTGTTTGTGAACATCAGAGAATTATAGAAGGACTCCAAAACGGAACGGCGGAGCTAGAAATGGAACAACATTTAAATAAACAGAAACAATCCTTTATTGAATTGTATCAAGGTGAAAAATAA
- the kynA gene encoding tryptophan 2,3-dioxygenase, with product MHNEKGIHTDFRDQMTYGEYLQLDRILSGQKRLSGHHDEMLFIVIHQVSELWMKLMLHEIQAAILCIKNGELSRAFKMLARVSKIQSQIIQSWDVLSTLTPAEYLEFRDQLGQASGFQSYQYRMIEFALGYKTRHILEIYRKDPDLYRLLDEALHAPSLYDVSIQALAKAGFAIHPDVLNRDYTQPYQAHPSVEAAWLAVYRDVKSYWDLYQLAEKLVDLEDWVRQWRFRHVTTVERIIGHKTGTGGSSGVHYLKKTLDHRFFPELWDVRTKL from the coding sequence ATGCATAACGAAAAAGGAATTCACACGGATTTTCGCGATCAGATGACCTACGGGGAATACCTGCAGTTGGACCGAATTTTGTCCGGTCAGAAACGCTTGTCCGGCCATCATGACGAGATGTTGTTTATTGTGATCCACCAGGTGAGCGAACTCTGGATGAAATTGATGTTGCATGAGATCCAGGCGGCGATCCTATGCATCAAAAACGGGGAACTGTCCCGTGCGTTCAAGATGTTGGCTCGCGTTTCCAAAATCCAGTCCCAGATTATTCAGTCGTGGGATGTCCTCTCCACCCTGACACCCGCAGAGTATCTTGAATTCCGTGACCAACTGGGCCAAGCCTCCGGCTTTCAATCTTATCAGTACCGGATGATCGAGTTTGCTCTTGGGTATAAAACCCGGCACATTTTGGAGATCTATCGGAAAGATCCGGATTTGTATCGGCTATTGGATGAAGCCTTGCATGCTCCCAGCCTTTATGACGTTTCCATCCAAGCGTTGGCCAAAGCGGGTTTTGCCATTCACCCCGATGTGTTGAACCGGGATTATACCCAGCCTTATCAGGCACACCCCAGTGTGGAAGCGGCTTGGCTGGCGGTGTATCGGGATGTGAAATCCTATTGGGATCTCTACCAATTGGCCGAAAAGCTGGTCGACCTGGAAGACTGGGTACGGCAATGGCGTTTTCGCCATGTGACCACGGTGGAGCGCATCATCGGCCATAAAACGGGAACAGGTGGTTCTTCCGGTGTCCATTATCTGAAAAAGACGCTTGATCACCGGTTTTTTCCCGAGCTGTGGGATGTGCGGACGAAGTTGTGA
- the kynB gene encoding arylformamidase: protein MKWLDISQPLSNDIAVWPGDTPFSFALSWTMEHGSVNVGKLTMSTHTGTHVDAPFHFDDTGHKVMELDIEVFVGPARVIDVSPHASVGAEELAAYDLEGVKRLLLRTRSASDPTVFPATITYMRPDAADYLHEKGVRLLGVDVPSVDPLDSKELAAHHELLKCGIYILENVVLDQVRPGDYELIAVPLALQDADASPVRALLRPYE, encoded by the coding sequence ATGAAATGGTTAGATATCTCGCAGCCGTTGAGCAATGACATCGCGGTGTGGCCCGGCGATACGCCATTTTCGTTTGCGTTGTCGTGGACCATGGAGCACGGCTCCGTCAATGTCGGCAAGCTGACGATGAGTACTCATACTGGAACGCATGTAGATGCGCCATTTCACTTTGATGATACGGGCCACAAAGTGATGGAGCTGGATATCGAGGTGTTTGTGGGACCCGCCCGTGTGATCGACGTATCTCCGCATGCAAGCGTCGGAGCTGAAGAGCTGGCCGCCTATGATCTGGAGGGGGTAAAGCGGTTGCTGTTGCGGACACGTTCCGCTTCCGACCCGACGGTGTTCCCGGCCACCATCACCTATATGCGGCCGGACGCCGCCGACTATTTGCATGAAAAAGGTGTGCGGTTGCTCGGGGTAGATGTGCCATCTGTGGACCCCTTGGACAGTAAGGAGTTAGCGGCTCATCACGAACTGTTAAAGTGCGGGATTTACATTTTGGAAAACGTGGTGCTGGATCAAGTCCGACCGGGTGACTACGAACTGATCGCCGTACCACTCGCGCTCCAAGACGCGGATGCCAGCCCGGTTCGGGCGCTGTTGCGTCCGTACGAATAA